The Microbacterium sp. LWO12-1.2 genome includes a window with the following:
- a CDS encoding glutamine synthetase family protein, with product MAKPVGRSLHHDDGSEKMSGNLSIEQLDAGIAAGEIDTVIVAFADAQGRLVGKRVSARLFQEDILHHGAEACDYLLSVDVDMNTVDGYAMSGWNRGYGDMVLRPDVATLRRMPWLEGSVLIMADLVWQNGEPVGPSPRAILDRQRDRLAARGWTAFSGTELEFIVFENTYRDAWARKYEGLTPATDYNVDYNLQASTRMEPLLRDIRLGMDGAGLYCEGVKGECNLGQQEIAFRYAEVRETADQHVIYKNGAKEIAAQHGQSLTFMAKFNEREGNSCHIHLSLRAEDGTPVMAGDGEHGFSPVMEHWIAGILATLREFTLLYAPNINSYKRFAKGSFAPTGVAWGIDNRTCALRVIGSGSGLRVENRVPGGDVNPYMGISAIIAGGLYGIENELALPERFEGNAYEAGVEHLPTTLREAAQLFSSSRIAREAFGDDVVDHYLNQARIELEAYDAAVTDWERVRGFERL from the coding sequence ATGGCGAAGCCGGTCGGTCGATCGCTTCACCACGACGACGGGAGCGAGAAGATGTCGGGAAACCTCAGCATCGAGCAGCTGGATGCCGGCATCGCCGCCGGCGAGATCGACACGGTGATCGTGGCCTTCGCCGATGCGCAGGGACGGCTGGTGGGCAAGAGGGTCTCCGCGCGCCTGTTCCAGGAGGACATCCTGCATCACGGCGCCGAGGCCTGCGACTACCTGCTGTCGGTCGATGTCGACATGAACACGGTCGACGGCTACGCGATGTCGGGATGGAACCGCGGCTACGGCGACATGGTGCTGCGCCCCGATGTCGCGACCCTGCGGCGGATGCCGTGGCTCGAGGGCAGCGTGCTGATCATGGCCGACCTGGTCTGGCAGAACGGCGAACCCGTCGGGCCTTCGCCGCGGGCCATCCTCGACCGGCAGCGCGACCGGCTCGCCGCACGCGGATGGACGGCGTTCTCGGGGACAGAGCTCGAGTTCATCGTGTTCGAGAACACCTACCGCGACGCCTGGGCGCGCAAGTACGAGGGGCTGACCCCGGCCACCGACTACAACGTCGACTACAACCTGCAGGCCTCGACACGCATGGAGCCGCTGCTGCGCGACATCCGCCTCGGGATGGACGGCGCGGGCCTCTACTGCGAAGGCGTGAAGGGCGAGTGCAACCTCGGCCAGCAGGAGATCGCGTTCCGCTACGCCGAGGTGCGCGAGACGGCCGATCAGCACGTGATCTACAAGAACGGGGCGAAGGAGATCGCCGCCCAGCACGGGCAGTCGCTCACCTTCATGGCGAAGTTCAACGAGCGCGAGGGCAACAGCTGCCACATCCACCTCTCGCTGCGGGCCGAAGACGGGACCCCGGTCATGGCGGGCGACGGCGAGCACGGGTTCAGCCCTGTGATGGAGCACTGGATCGCCGGCATCCTCGCCACCCTGCGCGAGTTCACGCTGCTGTATGCGCCCAACATCAACTCCTACAAGCGCTTCGCGAAGGGCAGCTTCGCCCCGACCGGCGTGGCCTGGGGCATCGACAACCGCACCTGCGCCCTGCGCGTGATCGGCAGCGGATCGGGGCTGCGCGTCGAGAACCGGGTGCCCGGCGGCGACGTGAATCCGTACATGGGCATCTCGGCGATCATCGCGGGCGGTCTGTACGGCATCGAGAACGAGCTGGCCCTGCCCGAGCGTTTCGAGGGCAACGCGTACGAGGCAGGCGTCGAGCACCTGCCGACGACCTTGCGCGAGGCGGCGCAGCTGTTCAGCTCGTCGCGCATCGCCAGAGAAGCGTTCGGCGACGACGTCGTCGACCACTATCTGAACCAGGCGCGCATCGAGCTGGAAGCCTACGATGCCGCCGTGACCGACTGGGAGCGCGTCCGTGGCTTCGAGAGGCTCTGA
- a CDS encoding arginase family protein: MALSHDPLWPRAGAWPAFDGAADAVLLGVPTWRTSLSPTGAHATPAAIRDALPRYGSTLMGPPIVDVNERLRITDAGDIAEPDGDAGEAEVIERVRELSAATGLVIALGGDNSLTYPVALGARATGLITFDAHFDLRDGVSNGTPVRRLVEDVPVASRLDTARIDPTRIVQIGIADFANSAAYAQRAADWGIRVITLDELRRRGIDDVVAEALEIAGAGPDPRVHLDIDVDVCDRAVAPGCPASVPGGLQAWELRTLTRAVASDPRLVSADLAEVDATADADDARTIRLAALCVLELLAGQAARS; the protein is encoded by the coding sequence ATGGCCCTCTCGCACGATCCGCTCTGGCCGCGCGCCGGCGCCTGGCCCGCGTTCGACGGCGCGGCAGACGCCGTGTTGCTGGGAGTGCCCACGTGGCGCACCTCGCTCTCGCCGACCGGAGCACACGCGACCCCCGCGGCGATCCGCGATGCGCTCCCCCGCTACGGCAGCACCCTGATGGGTCCGCCGATCGTCGACGTGAACGAGCGCCTGCGCATCACGGACGCCGGCGACATCGCCGAGCCGGACGGAGACGCGGGCGAGGCCGAGGTCATCGAGCGGGTGCGCGAGCTCTCGGCCGCGACCGGGCTCGTGATCGCACTCGGCGGCGACAATTCGCTCACCTACCCCGTCGCACTCGGCGCGCGGGCGACCGGGCTCATCACCTTCGACGCGCACTTCGACCTGCGCGACGGCGTCTCCAACGGCACCCCCGTGCGGCGCCTGGTCGAAGACGTCCCGGTGGCCTCGAGGCTCGACACCGCGCGCATCGACCCGACGCGCATCGTGCAGATCGGCATCGCGGACTTCGCCAACTCCGCCGCCTACGCCCAGCGCGCGGCGGACTGGGGCATCCGCGTGATCACGCTCGACGAACTGCGACGCCGCGGCATCGACGACGTGGTGGCCGAGGCCCTCGAGATCGCCGGCGCGGGCCCCGACCCGCGCGTTCATCTCGACATCGACGTCGACGTGTGCGACCGCGCGGTCGCTCCCGGCTGCCCGGCCAGCGTGCCCGGCGGCCTGCAGGCGTGGGAGCTGCGCACGCTCACCCGCGCCGTGGCCTCCGATCCGCGCCTCGTCAGCGCCGACCTGGCCGAGGTCGACGCGACCGCCGACGCCGACGATGCCCGCACCATCCGCCTCGCGGCACTCTGCGTGCTGGAACTCCTGGCCGGACAGGCCGCGCGGTCATGA
- a CDS encoding amino acid permease: MSGQNSGARKVAGATYTRAGNEYFEKRTLKRSAGVWGLWGLAVAAVISGDFSGWNFGIEFAGFGGMLIAFVILVLMYYGMIFAIGEMAAMMPHTGGAYSFARSAMGPWGGLVTGAAETIEYVATTAVIVYFSASYANGITSELLGLELPGWAWYLILYIVFIALNSAGAAISFRFAIVVSIISIGIILVFSVMAIFSGAFSWDALWDIAPDEGQTTFLPHGVLPILFALPFAMWFFLGIEELPLAAEESHNPTRDIPKAGFWARGTLIVTGLLVLFLNTGVIGADATGKAGEPLLDGFRAIVGDQLAAVLALFALIGLLASLQGIMFAYGRNMYSLSRAGYYPRFLSLTGKRQTPWVALVVGAAIGFVALIVLDVLAAVDAEGAGTVAGAIVLNIAVWGAVLAYGLQLISFMILRKKYPNVDRPYRSPWGIPGAAVALVIAALIFVGFLLNPTFGPAIVAIAIVYVVILLGFALFFRHRLVLSPEEEYALSGGSHGDPQAEGYDAMEGEVFGTEK; the protein is encoded by the coding sequence ATGTCTGGACAGAACAGCGGTGCCCGCAAGGTTGCAGGAGCGACCTATACACGCGCCGGCAACGAGTACTTCGAGAAACGGACGCTCAAGCGATCGGCCGGAGTATGGGGCCTGTGGGGCCTCGCCGTCGCCGCCGTGATCTCCGGCGACTTCTCCGGATGGAACTTCGGTATCGAATTCGCCGGCTTCGGCGGCATGCTGATCGCCTTCGTGATCCTCGTGCTCATGTACTACGGCATGATCTTCGCGATCGGCGAGATGGCCGCCATGATGCCGCACACAGGCGGGGCGTACTCGTTCGCCCGATCCGCGATGGGCCCCTGGGGCGGCCTGGTGACGGGAGCAGCCGAGACCATCGAGTACGTCGCGACCACGGCGGTGATCGTCTACTTCTCGGCGTCGTATGCCAACGGCATCACGAGCGAGCTGCTCGGCCTCGAGCTGCCGGGATGGGCGTGGTACCTCATCCTCTACATCGTCTTCATCGCCCTGAACTCGGCGGGAGCGGCGATCTCGTTCCGCTTCGCGATCGTCGTGTCGATCATCTCGATCGGCATCATCCTGGTGTTCTCGGTGATGGCCATCTTCTCCGGCGCGTTCAGCTGGGATGCCCTGTGGGACATCGCCCCCGATGAGGGCCAGACGACGTTCCTGCCGCACGGCGTGCTGCCGATCCTGTTCGCGCTGCCCTTCGCCATGTGGTTCTTCCTCGGCATCGAGGAGCTGCCGCTCGCGGCAGAGGAGTCGCACAACCCGACGCGCGACATCCCGAAGGCCGGGTTCTGGGCGCGTGGCACGCTGATCGTCACCGGACTCCTGGTGCTGTTCCTCAACACCGGTGTGATCGGCGCCGACGCGACCGGCAAGGCCGGAGAACCACTGCTCGACGGCTTCCGCGCCATCGTCGGAGACCAGCTCGCCGCCGTGCTCGCGCTGTTCGCGCTGATCGGACTGCTCGCGTCGCTGCAGGGCATCATGTTCGCCTACGGCCGCAACATGTACTCGCTGTCGCGCGCCGGCTACTACCCGCGCTTCCTGTCGCTGACCGGCAAGCGCCAGACTCCGTGGGTCGCCCTCGTGGTGGGTGCCGCGATCGGCTTCGTCGCCCTCATCGTGCTCGACGTGCTCGCCGCGGTCGATGCGGAGGGGGCCGGAACCGTCGCCGGTGCGATCGTGCTGAACATCGCCGTCTGGGGCGCCGTGCTCGCCTACGGCCTCCAGCTGATCTCGTTCATGATCCTGCGCAAGAAGTACCCGAACGTCGACCGCCCGTACCGCAGCCCGTGGGGCATCCCCGGTGCGGCCGTCGCGCTGGTGATCGCCGCGCTGATCTTCGTGGGCTTCCTGCTCAACCCGACGTTCGGACCGGCGATCGTCGCGATCGCGATCGTCTACGTGGTCATCCTGCTCGGGTTCGCGCTGTTCTTCCGCCACCGTCTCGTGCTCTCCCCCGAAGAGGAGTACGCACTCTCGGGCGGATCGCACGGCGACCCGCAGGCCGAGGGGTACGACGCCATGGAGGGCGAGGTCTTCGGCACGGAGAAGTGA
- a CDS encoding DUF445 domain-containing protein: MPRTPMAMLSPSDQVRLRALRRMKAVALGALIFMALAFVIAFMFQERQPWLAYVRAAAEGGMVGALADWFAVTALFRRPLGLPIPHTAIIPNRKDEIGRTLGEFVETNFLAADVVRTKLSSTAIAQRAGEWLRETPHAERVGAEGATIATAVLNALSDDDVRDLISDLAREHLVTPEWGPPAGAWLEKIVEADAHHGAVDLAADSIARWLEANAESFSGLVSRRLPSWVPRLAHRFVDDTVYNEAVKFVHAVQADPHHPARLAVDGYLARLADSLQNDPATRAKLENAKASLFDSPRVGALAAEAWNTAKNGLLTALADPESGLRRRAVQALQEVGERLTTDAALQTRVDTWVSDAAVFLVDRYRHDIASIITDTVERWDPAETTEKIELMVGRDLQYIRLNGTFVGALAGLAIFTIAHALIPGV; the protein is encoded by the coding sequence ATGCCGCGAACACCGATGGCGATGCTGTCTCCCTCCGACCAGGTCCGACTGCGCGCGCTGCGCCGCATGAAGGCGGTGGCGCTCGGCGCCCTGATCTTCATGGCGCTCGCGTTCGTGATCGCGTTCATGTTCCAGGAGCGCCAGCCGTGGCTGGCGTACGTCCGCGCCGCGGCCGAGGGTGGCATGGTCGGCGCGCTGGCCGACTGGTTCGCCGTCACCGCGCTGTTCCGCCGTCCGCTCGGACTCCCGATCCCGCACACCGCGATCATCCCGAACCGTAAGGACGAGATCGGCCGCACGCTCGGTGAGTTCGTCGAGACGAACTTCCTGGCCGCCGACGTGGTGCGCACCAAGCTGTCGAGCACGGCGATCGCCCAGCGCGCCGGCGAGTGGCTGCGCGAGACCCCGCACGCCGAACGTGTCGGCGCCGAGGGCGCGACCATCGCGACCGCGGTGCTGAACGCCCTGAGCGACGACGATGTGCGCGACCTGATCTCCGACCTCGCCCGCGAGCACCTCGTCACCCCGGAGTGGGGCCCGCCCGCCGGCGCCTGGCTGGAGAAGATCGTGGAGGCCGATGCCCATCACGGCGCGGTCGACCTCGCCGCCGACAGCATCGCCCGGTGGCTGGAGGCCAACGCCGAGTCGTTCAGCGGACTGGTGTCGCGCCGCCTGCCCTCCTGGGTACCGCGCCTCGCACACCGGTTCGTCGACGACACGGTCTACAACGAGGCCGTGAAGTTCGTGCATGCCGTGCAGGCCGATCCGCACCACCCCGCTCGGCTCGCGGTCGACGGATACCTGGCACGTCTGGCAGACAGCCTGCAGAACGACCCCGCCACCCGCGCCAAGCTCGAGAACGCGAAGGCGTCGCTGTTCGACAGCCCCCGCGTCGGAGCCCTCGCCGCGGAGGCGTGGAACACCGCGAAGAACGGCCTGCTCACCGCCCTCGCCGACCCCGAGAGCGGTCTGCGCCGCCGGGCCGTGCAGGCGCTCCAGGAGGTGGGCGAGCGTCTCACCACGGATGCCGCGCTGCAGACCCGCGTCGACACCTGGGTCTCGGATGCGGCGGTCTTCCTGGTCGACCGCTACCGCCACGACATCGCCTCGATCATCACCGACACCGTCGAGCGCTGGGACCCCGCAGAGACGACCGAGAAGATCGAGCTCATGGTCGGTCGCGACCTGCAGTACATCCGCCTGAACGGCACGTTCGTGGGTGCCCTCGCCGGCCTCGCGATCTTCACCATCGCCCACGCTTTGATCCCCGGAGTCTGA
- a CDS encoding metal-sensitive transcriptional regulator has protein sequence MIEDIKKRALHRTSILEGQMRGVARMIENEEYCMDIITQSRAIQRSLESLNRLLLENHLRTHVTHMFDEGGEERDKAVLELLKAFDFDSK, from the coding sequence GTGATCGAAGACATCAAGAAGCGCGCGCTGCACCGCACCAGCATCCTCGAGGGTCAGATGCGCGGCGTCGCGCGGATGATCGAGAACGAGGAGTACTGCATGGACATCATCACGCAGTCGCGTGCCATCCAGCGCTCCCTGGAATCCCTCAACCGCCTGCTGCTCGAGAACCATCTGCGCACGCACGTCACGCACATGTTCGACGAGGGCGGGGAGGAGCGGGACAAGGCGGTCCTCGAACTGCTCAAGGCCTTCGACTTCGATTCGAAGTAG
- a CDS encoding gamma-glutamyl-gamma-aminobutyrate hydrolase family protein codes for MASRGSETAPLIGVTTYLERAQQGVWDVRAAFLPEQYLTGVTSAGGIALLLPPQDPDSADAAIAGLDGLILSGGADVAPELYGAERHPTTDAARVDRDAWELALFRAAERRRIPVLAICRGLQLVNVARGGTLQQHLPESLGTERYRIGGGVFAENQVAVARDTALAAVLGEDSVSVRSYHHQGIDRLGEGLVAAAHSDDGLVQALVDTEGGSHVVGIQWHPEEDAEDRRLFEDLVTQARAFARQKEGTS; via the coding sequence GTGGCTTCGAGAGGCTCTGAGACCGCGCCGCTGATCGGCGTCACCACCTACCTCGAGCGGGCGCAGCAGGGCGTCTGGGATGTGCGGGCCGCATTCCTGCCCGAGCAGTACCTGACCGGGGTGACCTCGGCCGGCGGCATCGCGCTGCTGCTGCCGCCGCAGGATCCCGACTCCGCGGATGCCGCGATCGCCGGGCTCGACGGGCTGATCCTGTCGGGCGGCGCGGATGTGGCGCCCGAGCTGTACGGAGCGGAGCGGCATCCGACGACCGACGCCGCCCGCGTCGACAGAGACGCGTGGGAGCTCGCACTGTTCCGTGCGGCGGAGCGCCGGCGCATCCCGGTGCTCGCGATCTGCCGCGGACTGCAGCTGGTCAACGTCGCGCGCGGCGGAACCCTGCAGCAGCACCTGCCGGAGTCTCTGGGCACCGAGCGCTATCGGATCGGCGGAGGCGTCTTCGCCGAGAACCAGGTCGCGGTCGCCCGAGACACCGCACTCGCCGCCGTGCTCGGAGAGGACTCGGTCTCGGTGCGCAGCTACCACCACCAGGGCATCGACCGGCTGGGCGAGGGGCTCGTCGCCGCCGCGCACTCGGATGACGGACTCGTGCAGGCCTTGGTCGACACCGAGGGCGGCAGTCACGTGGTCGGCATCCAATGGCACCCGGAGGAGGACGCCGAGGACCGTCGGCTCTTCGAGGATCTCGTCACACAGGCCCGTGCGTTCGCACGGCAGAAGGAAGGCACGTCATGA